The following proteins are co-located in the Nocardia bhagyanarayanae genome:
- a CDS encoding ABC transporter substrate-binding protein, whose product MPVSALVRTRNRTVATRYGTAAVAAVCAAVLVGCGSQTDNASSIIRTTTNIAGAGVIGLERDTTRACALPSAPDQASGTRSVTHAAGVSEVPADPQRIVVLTTAALDATCALGLWERVVGAVTVDGERPQPAFLGTGVLKIPSVGTAAEPDLAKIAELRPDVIIGEQPSGAATFDALRSIAPTVLVGASNSWQAEFSAFAAGLDRRGAAETALENYRTEAAEAGKVIAANQSQASVVRFTGDAIQVQGSDSFAGRVLADVGVQRPTAQRGASFDVAAGDLDTKVEGDIIYVVLAGESGKRQGEKVMRGDEWKELGAAGDRRVFAVEDSVWHGDGLTAARALVTDLQKTLNGYVTD is encoded by the coding sequence ATGCCGGTGAGCGCACTCGTACGCACCCGAAACCGCACTGTCGCCACCCGTTACGGCACGGCCGCCGTCGCGGCCGTCTGTGCCGCCGTGCTGGTCGGCTGCGGTAGCCAGACCGACAACGCGAGTTCGATCATCCGCACCACCACGAACATCGCGGGCGCGGGCGTCATCGGACTGGAGCGCGACACGACGAGGGCGTGCGCTCTGCCGAGCGCGCCCGATCAGGCCTCGGGCACCCGCAGCGTCACGCATGCCGCCGGTGTGTCCGAGGTGCCCGCCGATCCGCAGCGCATCGTCGTGCTGACCACTGCCGCGCTGGACGCGACCTGCGCACTGGGCCTGTGGGAGCGCGTGGTCGGCGCGGTGACCGTGGACGGGGAACGTCCGCAGCCCGCATTCCTCGGCACCGGCGTGCTGAAGATCCCGAGCGTCGGCACCGCCGCGGAGCCCGACCTGGCCAAGATCGCGGAGCTGCGTCCCGACGTCATCATCGGCGAACAGCCCTCCGGCGCGGCCACTTTCGACGCGTTGCGGTCCATCGCCCCGACCGTGCTGGTCGGGGCGTCGAACAGCTGGCAGGCCGAATTCAGCGCCTTCGCAGCGGGTTTGGACCGGCGCGGCGCGGCCGAGACGGCGCTGGAGAACTACCGCACCGAAGCCGCCGAGGCCGGAAAGGTCATCGCCGCCAATCAGAGTCAGGCCTCGGTCGTCCGGTTCACCGGCGACGCCATCCAGGTTCAGGGCAGCGATAGTTTCGCGGGCCGGGTCTTGGCCGACGTGGGCGTCCAGCGCCCCACCGCCCAGCGCGGCGCGTCCTTCGACGTCGCCGCGGGCGATCTCGACACCAAGGTCGAAGGCGACATCATCTATGTCGTCCTGGCCGGTGAATCCGGTAAGCGACAGGGCGAGAAGGTCATGCGCGGCGACGAATGGAAGGAACTCGGCGCCGCCGGCGACCGCCGCGTCTTCGCCGTCGAGGACAGCGTCTGGCACGGCGACGGACTCACCGCCGCCCGTGCGCTGGTGACCGATCTGCAGAAGACGTTGAACGGATACGTCACCGACTGA
- the nrdF gene encoding class 1b ribonucleoside-diphosphate reductase subunit beta — protein MKLIDRVSAINWNRVPDEKDAEVWDRLTGNFWLPEKVPVSNDIPSWNTLTADEKQLTMRVFTGLTLLDTIQGTVGAVSLIPDALTPHEEAVLTNIAFMESVHAKSYSSIFSTLCSTKEIDEAFRWSEENRNLQRKAEIVLAYYNGDDPLKRKVASTLLESFLFYSGFYLPMHWSSRAKLTNTADMIRLIIRDEAVHGYYIGYKYQKGLELVSEAEREELKNYTFELLFELYDNEVEYTQDLYDEVGLTEDVKKFLRYNANKALMNLGYEGLFPKDETEVNPAILSALSPNADENHDFFSGSGSSYVIGKAVNTEDEDWEF, from the coding sequence ATGAAGCTGATCGATCGGGTAAGCGCCATCAACTGGAATCGGGTGCCCGATGAGAAGGATGCCGAGGTCTGGGACCGGCTGACCGGCAACTTCTGGCTGCCGGAGAAGGTTCCGGTGTCCAACGACATCCCCTCGTGGAACACGCTGACCGCCGACGAGAAGCAGCTGACCATGCGGGTCTTCACCGGCCTGACCCTGCTCGACACCATCCAGGGCACTGTCGGCGCGGTGAGCCTCATCCCGGACGCGCTGACCCCGCACGAGGAGGCGGTGCTCACCAACATCGCGTTCATGGAGTCGGTGCACGCCAAGAGCTACAGCTCCATCTTCTCCACGCTGTGCTCCACCAAGGAGATCGACGAGGCGTTCCGCTGGTCCGAGGAGAACCGGAACCTGCAGCGCAAGGCCGAGATCGTGCTTGCCTACTACAACGGCGACGATCCGCTCAAGCGCAAGGTGGCGTCCACGCTGCTGGAGAGCTTCCTGTTCTACTCCGGCTTCTACCTGCCGATGCACTGGTCCTCGCGGGCCAAGCTGACCAACACCGCCGACATGATCCGCCTGATCATCCGCGACGAGGCCGTGCACGGGTACTACATCGGCTACAAGTACCAGAAGGGCCTCGAGCTGGTCTCCGAGGCCGAGCGCGAGGAGCTGAAGAACTACACCTTCGAGCTGCTCTTCGAGCTCTACGACAACGAGGTCGAATACACCCAGGACCTCTACGACGAGGTCGGCCTCACCGAGGACGTCAAGAAGTTCCTGCGCTACAACGCCAACAAGGCGCTGATGAACCTCGGCTACGAGGGGCTGTTCCCGAAGGACGAGACCGAGGTGAATCCGGCCATCCTCTCGGCGCTTTCGCCGAACGCCGACGAGAACCACGACTTCTTCTCCGGTTCCGGATCGTCGTACGTGATCGGCAAGGCGGTCAACACCGAGGACGAGGACTGGGAGTTCTGA
- a CDS encoding VOC family protein encodes MTTPKPGDPVWVDLYTADPERSIAFYSDLFGWTVDRAGAEFGGYLTFRKDGKAVAGGMGRTDDDGDTGPDRWTVYLSAPDARAVAEAATAHGGSVIVEPMDVGDLGTMAVIADSGGAGVGVWQAGSFGGFETAAIVEGGKWRDHAGAPSWFELHTRSYESSLAFYREVFGWSDTFEIPGAPEFRYTTIHSTSPMLGGVMDASDILPPGAPAGWTVYFGADDVDKAVAQVVALGGKVVSAAQDSAYGRMATVADPTGAIFNLGGDVA; translated from the coding sequence ATGACCACCCCGAAGCCGGGCGACCCCGTCTGGGTCGACCTCTACACCGCCGATCCCGAGCGCAGCATCGCCTTCTACAGCGACTTGTTCGGCTGGACCGTCGACCGCGCGGGCGCGGAATTCGGCGGCTACCTCACCTTCCGCAAGGACGGCAAGGCCGTCGCGGGCGGGATGGGGAGGACGGACGACGACGGCGACACCGGACCGGATCGGTGGACCGTCTACCTGTCGGCGCCGGACGCCAGGGCCGTCGCCGAGGCCGCGACCGCGCACGGCGGGTCCGTGATCGTGGAGCCGATGGACGTCGGCGATCTCGGCACGATGGCGGTGATCGCCGATTCGGGCGGCGCGGGCGTCGGCGTCTGGCAGGCGGGTTCGTTCGGCGGGTTCGAGACCGCGGCCATCGTCGAGGGCGGCAAGTGGCGCGATCACGCGGGCGCGCCGTCCTGGTTCGAGCTGCATACCCGCTCGTACGAGAGCTCGCTGGCGTTCTACCGCGAGGTGTTCGGCTGGTCCGACACCTTCGAGATCCCCGGCGCGCCGGAGTTCCGCTACACGACCATCCACTCGACCAGTCCGATGCTCGGCGGCGTGATGGACGCTTCGGACATCCTGCCGCCCGGCGCGCCCGCGGGCTGGACCGTGTATTTCGGCGCCGACGATGTGGACAAGGCGGTCGCCCAGGTCGTCGCGCTCGGCGGCAAGGTCGTCTCGGCCGCGCAGGACTCCGCGTACGGGCGGATGGCGACCGTCGCGGATCCGACCGGCGCGATCTTCAATCTCGGCGGCGACGTCGCCTGA
- a CDS encoding type II toxin-antitoxin system VapB family antitoxin, which produces MSQTSIDVDDAALAVVGVLLGTTNTEDTVNAALHEVIAQRKRLAMLERMMIRSREKVDQAPDPWRKTASW; this is translated from the coding sequence ATGTCGCAGACATCGATCGATGTGGATGATGCCGCCCTGGCGGTGGTCGGTGTGCTGCTCGGCACGACGAACACCGAGGACACGGTGAACGCGGCACTGCACGAGGTGATCGCGCAACGCAAGCGGCTGGCCATGCTGGAGCGGATGATGATCCGTTCCCGCGAGAAGGTCGACCAGGCGCCGGACCCGTGGCGCAAGACCGCCTCTTGGTAG
- the ctaD gene encoding cytochrome c oxidase subunit I yields MTAVEPRPVPQLEATRPYPARTGPKGSFLYKMVTTTDPKVLGTMYLVTAISFFMVGGLMALLMRAELARPGLQFLSPEQFNQLFTMHGTIMLLFYATAIVFGFANIILPLQIGAPDVAFPRLNAFSYWLYLFGGSMATAGFVTPGGAADFGWTAYVPLTDILHSPGVGTDLWILGLAVSGLGTILGGVNMLTTVVCLRAPGMTMFRMPIFTWNIAVTSVLVLLAFPLLTAALFGLAYDRHLGGHIYDPATGGILLYQHLFWFFGHPEVYIIALPFFGIVSEIFPVFSRKPIFGYTTLVYATLGIAALSIAVWAHHMYATGAVLLPYFSFMTFLIAVPTGVKFFNWIGTMWRGQLTFESPMLWSLGFLVTFLFGGLSGVILASPPMDFHVSDTYFVVAHFHYVLFGTIVFATFAGIYFWFPKMTGRMVDERLAKWHFWATFVGFHTTFLVQHWLGNEGMPRRYADYLPTDGFTTLNTISTIGAFVLGASMLPFIWNVFKSYRYGEVVTVDDPWGYGNSLEWATTCPPPRHNFYELPRIRSERPAFELHYPHMVERMRAEAHVGWGSGKHATAVHEGELAKH; encoded by the coding sequence GTGACTGCGGTAGAGCCCAGACCAGTCCCTCAGTTGGAAGCGACTCGACCGTATCCGGCTCGGACCGGACCCAAGGGTTCTTTCCTCTACAAGATGGTCACCACCACGGACCCCAAGGTGCTCGGCACCATGTACCTGGTGACGGCGATCAGCTTCTTCATGGTCGGCGGTCTGATGGCCCTGCTGATGCGTGCCGAGCTGGCGCGTCCCGGCCTGCAGTTCCTCTCGCCGGAACAGTTCAACCAGCTGTTCACCATGCACGGCACGATCATGCTGCTGTTCTACGCGACCGCGATCGTGTTCGGCTTCGCCAACATCATCCTGCCGCTGCAGATCGGCGCCCCTGACGTCGCCTTCCCGCGTCTGAACGCGTTCAGCTACTGGCTGTACCTGTTCGGCGGCTCGATGGCGACCGCGGGCTTCGTCACCCCGGGCGGCGCCGCCGACTTCGGCTGGACCGCGTACGTCCCGCTGACCGACATCCTGCACTCGCCCGGCGTCGGCACCGACCTGTGGATCCTGGGCCTGGCCGTCTCCGGTCTCGGCACCATCCTCGGCGGCGTGAACATGCTGACCACCGTGGTCTGCTTGCGCGCGCCCGGCATGACCATGTTCCGGATGCCGATCTTCACCTGGAACATCGCCGTCACCAGCGTCCTGGTGCTGCTCGCCTTCCCGCTGCTCACCGCGGCGCTGTTCGGCCTGGCCTACGACCGCCACCTGGGTGGCCACATCTACGACCCGGCCACCGGCGGCATCCTGCTCTACCAGCACCTGTTCTGGTTCTTCGGCCACCCCGAGGTGTACATCATCGCGCTGCCGTTCTTCGGCATCGTCTCGGAGATCTTCCCGGTCTTCTCCCGCAAGCCGATCTTCGGTTACACCACGCTGGTCTACGCGACCCTCGGCATCGCCGCGCTGTCCATCGCGGTGTGGGCGCACCACATGTACGCGACCGGCGCCGTGCTGCTGCCGTACTTCTCGTTCATGACCTTCCTCATCGCGGTGCCCACCGGCGTGAAGTTCTTCAACTGGATCGGCACGATGTGGCGCGGTCAGCTGACCTTCGAGTCGCCGATGCTGTGGTCGCTCGGCTTCCTCGTGACCTTCCTCTTCGGTGGTCTGTCGGGCGTCATCCTGGCCTCGCCGCCCATGGACTTCCACGTGTCCGACACCTACTTCGTGGTCGCGCACTTCCACTACGTGCTCTTCGGCACCATCGTGTTCGCCACCTTCGCGGGCATCTACTTCTGGTTCCCGAAGATGACCGGCCGCATGGTGGACGAGCGCCTGGCCAAGTGGCACTTCTGGGCGACCTTCGTCGGCTTCCACACCACCTTCCTGGTGCAGCACTGGCTCGGTAACGAGGGCATGCCGCGTCGCTACGCCGACTACCTGCCGACGGACGGTTTCACCACGCTGAACACCATCTCGACCATCGGCGCGTTCGTCCTCGGCGCCTCGATGCTGCCGTTCATCTGGAACGTCTTCAAGAGCTACCGCTACGGCGAGGTCGTGACGGTGGACGATCCGTGGGGCTACGGCAACTCGCTGGAGTGGGCCACCACCTGCCCGCCGCCGCGGCACAACTTCTACGAGCTGCCGCGCATCCGCTCCGAGCGTCCCGCGTTCGAGCTGCACTACCCGCACATGGTGGAGCGCATGCGGGCCGAGGCGCACGTGGGCTGGGGCTCGGGCAAGCACGCCACCGCCGTCCACGAGGGCGAGCTGGCAAAGCACTAG
- a CDS encoding response regulator, which produces MNETIDAVAALLWPLLAAAALCMFRGPLARVISSAARRQFTLRIGGQELDMKQVSEQQENMIEDLQVQVRRLREQVDQLTADRALGPGSGRAGASGHDDIRSGAAADVDNSADLGPAFGAAPPPGPLPETPVASAILWVDDHPSNNAFLIDRLERNGIRVDTARTTAAATDLLSTRRYAAILTDMNRTENGTAVPDAGLRLTETVRARGLTTPILVFTSAHTVCGDTSDRARTAGARTVTSSPTDLTGELATLGLLPR; this is translated from the coding sequence GTGAACGAGACGATCGATGCTGTCGCGGCGCTGCTGTGGCCGTTGCTCGCGGCGGCCGCTCTGTGTATGTTTCGCGGTCCGTTGGCGCGGGTGATCAGTTCGGCGGCGCGCAGGCAGTTCACGTTGCGCATCGGCGGGCAAGAGCTGGACATGAAGCAGGTCAGCGAGCAGCAGGAGAACATGATCGAGGACCTGCAGGTCCAGGTCCGCAGGCTGCGCGAGCAGGTCGATCAGCTGACCGCCGACCGTGCGCTCGGTCCCGGCTCGGGCCGAGCCGGCGCTTCGGGCCACGACGACATCCGATCCGGCGCCGCTGCGGACGTCGACAACTCCGCGGACCTCGGCCCGGCCTTCGGCGCGGCCCCGCCACCGGGCCCCCTTCCGGAAACACCTGTGGCAAGCGCGATCCTGTGGGTGGACGACCACCCTTCGAACAACGCCTTCCTCATCGACCGCTTGGAACGCAACGGAATTCGCGTCGACACCGCCCGCACCACCGCGGCCGCGACCGACCTGCTGTCCACCCGCCGCTATGCCGCGATCCTCACCGACATGAACCGCACCGAGAACGGAACCGCCGTCCCCGACGCGGGCCTGCGCCTCACCGAAACCGTCCGCGCCCGCGGCCTCACCACCCCCATCCTCGTCTTCACCAGCGCCCACACCGTCTGCGGCGACACCAGCGACCGAGCCCGCACCGCAGGCGCCCGCACCGTAACCTCCTCCCCCACCGACCTCACCGGCGAACTAGCCACCCTCGGCCTCCTCCCCAGGTAG
- the serB gene encoding phosphoserine phosphatase SerB, giving the protein MDLADTTVLVTVTGPDRPGVTSVLLAAMSRHQVSLLDVEQVVIRGRLTLGVLVTCPNDPEELQDELEEAMNTVGMTVDVEVGAAIGRAPMSTHAVVILGAPVTARAFSAVSRQLAVLGANIDTIRGIADYPVTGMELLVTATDTGADTDSRLRTALAEVAVAEQVDVAVERAGLARRAKRLIVFDVDSTLIQGEVIEMLAAHAGVEEQVRQVTEAAMRGEIDFAESLRQRVATLEGLDESVIEEVADRIELTPGARTTIRTLRRIGFRCGVVSGGFRQVIEPLAHELELDFVQANTLEIKDGKLTGRVVGDIVDRAAKATALRKFAAEAGVPMEQTVAVGDGANDIDMLNAAGLGVAFNAKPALREVADTALSHPYLDAVLFILGVTRHEVEAADARDGLMRRVPLVR; this is encoded by the coding sequence ATCGACTTGGCCGACACCACCGTTCTCGTCACCGTCACCGGACCCGACCGGCCCGGTGTGACGTCCGTGCTGCTCGCGGCGATGTCGCGGCACCAGGTGAGCCTGCTGGATGTGGAGCAGGTCGTCATTCGCGGCCGGCTCACCCTCGGTGTGCTGGTCACCTGCCCGAACGACCCGGAAGAGCTCCAGGACGAGCTCGAGGAGGCGATGAACACCGTCGGCATGACCGTCGACGTGGAGGTGGGCGCCGCCATCGGGCGGGCGCCGATGTCCACGCACGCGGTGGTCATCCTCGGCGCGCCGGTCACCGCGCGGGCGTTCAGCGCGGTCTCGCGTCAGCTCGCCGTGCTCGGCGCGAACATCGACACCATCCGCGGCATCGCCGACTACCCCGTCACCGGGATGGAGCTGCTGGTCACCGCGACCGATACCGGCGCGGACACCGACTCCAGGCTGCGCACGGCGCTGGCCGAGGTCGCGGTCGCGGAACAGGTCGATGTCGCGGTGGAGCGGGCCGGGCTGGCGCGGCGGGCCAAGCGGCTCATCGTGTTCGATGTCGACTCGACCCTGATCCAAGGCGAGGTCATCGAGATGCTCGCCGCGCACGCCGGTGTCGAGGAGCAGGTCCGCCAGGTCACCGAGGCCGCCATGCGCGGCGAGATCGACTTCGCCGAATCGCTGCGCCAGCGCGTCGCGACCCTGGAGGGTCTGGACGAATCGGTCATCGAGGAGGTCGCCGACCGGATCGAGCTGACCCCCGGCGCGCGCACCACCATCCGCACCCTGCGCCGCATCGGCTTCCGCTGCGGCGTGGTATCGGGCGGCTTCCGCCAGGTCATCGAGCCGCTCGCGCACGAACTCGAACTCGACTTCGTGCAGGCGAACACGCTGGAGATCAAGGACGGCAAGCTGACCGGCCGGGTCGTCGGCGACATCGTCGACCGCGCCGCGAAGGCGACGGCGCTGCGCAAATTCGCCGCCGAGGCCGGGGTGCCGATGGAACAGACTGTCGCGGTCGGCGACGGCGCCAACGACATCGACATGCTCAACGCCGCCGGGCTCGGTGTCGCGTTCAACGCCAAGCCCGCGCTGCGCGAGGTCGCCGATACGGCGCTGTCGCATCCGTACCTGGACGCGGTGCTGTTCATCCTCGGCGTCACCCGCCACGAGGTGGAGGCCGCGGACGCGCGCGACGGGTTGATGCGCCGGGTGCCGCTGGTTCGATAA
- a CDS encoding dioxygenase, with protein MSRRRALTFLGIAGAATAATACATATRTGTSSASTATSTASESSAVSAAPQETAGPYPGDGSNGPNVLIESGVVRSDITTSFGSYSGIAEGVPMTLKLSLRDLAKSGAAGAGMAVYVWHCDRSGAYSLYSPGVTDQNYLRGVQVADETGAVTFTSIFPACYSGRWPHIHFEVYDSLETAVAGSNARLTSQIALPHDVCEAVFAHDSGYAQSIRNMSGVSLASDNVFGDGWDAELATVTGTPASGVTVALTIGVAAKSENSSPGGDFGPPPGGRPGGPPPGR; from the coding sequence ATGTCGCGACGGCGAGCGCTGACCTTTCTCGGGATCGCCGGAGCGGCGACGGCCGCGACCGCCTGCGCGACGGCCACGCGGACGGGTACGTCGAGCGCGAGCACAGCCACCAGCACGGCGAGCGAGTCGAGTGCGGTGAGCGCTGCACCGCAGGAGACGGCGGGGCCCTACCCGGGCGACGGCTCCAACGGGCCCAACGTGCTCATCGAATCCGGCGTGGTCCGCTCCGACATCACCACCAGCTTCGGCTCGTATTCCGGTATCGCGGAGGGCGTTCCGATGACGCTGAAGCTCTCGCTACGCGATCTCGCGAAAAGCGGCGCCGCGGGAGCGGGCATGGCCGTCTACGTCTGGCACTGCGACCGGTCCGGCGCGTACTCGCTCTACAGCCCGGGCGTCACCGACCAGAACTATCTGCGCGGCGTGCAGGTCGCCGACGAGACCGGCGCGGTGACGTTCACCTCGATCTTCCCGGCCTGCTATTCGGGCCGCTGGCCGCACATCCACTTCGAGGTCTACGACTCGCTGGAGACCGCGGTCGCGGGCAGCAACGCCCGCCTCACCTCGCAGATCGCCCTCCCCCATGACGTGTGCGAGGCCGTCTTCGCGCACGACTCCGGGTACGCGCAGAGCATTCGCAACATGTCCGGCGTCTCGCTCGCCTCGGACAACGTGTTCGGCGACGGCTGGGATGCCGAGCTGGCCACCGTCACAGGAACACCCGCATCCGGCGTCACGGTCGCCCTCACCATCGGCGTCGCCGCGAAATCCGAGAACTCTTCCCCGGGAGGCGATTTCGGTCCGCCGCCGGGTGGACGCCCCGGCGGTCCGCCGCCCGGCCGCTGA
- a CDS encoding peptidase, which translates to MHRILVLTAAALLVAAGCGGESSEEAATVPPAHPPEFWSQPPHTEEQRQEVAAGARQIDVCALLPRDVLADLGKVRKVTTDLYSCTAEVERDGADVVIAYWSPTLLDEVTGATKQIGDVSARVVPDRETGPAKACGITSRFPAGAALYFGVTANDPCALAEQLTPGMLDRWRAGPVQGTSPDTVRTVLLGADPCAVRTRLSGTTDIGEPRLTACRFRYRDENVTVGYEYRIPDYLATQGTEVRIDGHPVRRSVSVYDNTIPILTAQVGPALPPGRTAHGPRVPVVEVTSASDGVAGEVMAQVLALFPER; encoded by the coding sequence ATGCACCGCATACTCGTCCTGACCGCTGCCGCGCTGCTCGTCGCGGCGGGCTGCGGCGGCGAGTCGAGCGAGGAAGCCGCTACCGTCCCGCCCGCGCACCCGCCGGAATTCTGGTCGCAGCCCCCGCACACCGAAGAGCAACGGCAGGAGGTCGCCGCGGGCGCCCGTCAGATCGACGTGTGCGCTCTGCTCCCCCGCGACGTCCTCGCCGATCTGGGCAAGGTGCGCAAGGTGACGACCGACCTGTACTCCTGCACCGCCGAGGTCGAGCGCGACGGGGCGGACGTCGTCATCGCGTACTGGTCACCGACGCTCCTGGACGAGGTGACCGGCGCGACCAAGCAGATCGGCGACGTGAGCGCGCGCGTCGTCCCCGACCGCGAGACCGGTCCGGCGAAAGCGTGCGGGATAACCTCCCGATTCCCGGCGGGCGCCGCCCTCTATTTCGGCGTCACGGCGAACGATCCCTGCGCACTCGCCGAGCAGCTCACCCCGGGGATGCTGGACCGGTGGCGTGCGGGGCCGGTCCAGGGCACGTCACCCGACACCGTGCGCACCGTCCTGCTCGGCGCCGACCCCTGCGCGGTGCGCACCCGGCTGTCCGGCACCACCGATATCGGCGAACCGCGCCTGACCGCGTGCCGGTTCCGCTATCGGGACGAGAACGTCACCGTCGGCTACGAGTACCGGATTCCCGACTATCTCGCCACGCAGGGCACCGAGGTGCGCATCGATGGCCACCCCGTCCGTCGCTCGGTCTCGGTGTACGACAACACCATTCCGATCCTCACCGCCCAAGTCGGCCCCGCGCTGCCCCCTGGCAGGACCGCCCACGGTCCTCGTGTTCCCGTCGTCGAGGTCACCTCGGCTTCCGACGGCGTGGCCGGTGAGGTCATGGCTCAGGTGCTCGCCCTGTTCCCCGAGCGGTGA
- the mgtE gene encoding magnesium transporter has product MSQIDLIEARPVPTESLPDFVAEHGVDAALDWLDNHPPHFIADQLARMDAVQAGMAFRLLDKDLALAVFEELDPVDQQQILQGLRDQSFRELVEGMAPDDRARMLREAPAKVAKKVLAGLSPRERRMTAALLGYPEGSAGQYMTPEVVALPRNLTVAEALAVVRAKGTGAETVYTLPVVDAGRRLTGIVELRELVLARPDTMVSELVVTEPAFARATDSAEKAARLMRETNDINLPVVDSEDRLVGLLTIDDAVEVIEAADSEDVARQAGSAPWEGHYMAAGVFQLARYRALWLMLLLFAATLTVSVTDFFEGTLEQAAHLALFIPLLIGAGGNAGAQAATACVRALAVGEVRVSDLFKVIWRECRVGLVLGSLLASAGLVIGGLFVGPRIAVVVAITLVLICAWAATIGGTMPLLAKKLRIDPAVVSAPMVTTLVDATGLIIYFTTAKLVLGI; this is encoded by the coding sequence ATGTCGCAGATCGATCTCATCGAAGCACGCCCGGTTCCGACCGAATCCCTGCCGGACTTCGTCGCCGAGCACGGTGTCGACGCCGCCCTCGACTGGCTCGACAACCACCCACCGCACTTCATCGCCGACCAGCTGGCCAGGATGGACGCCGTCCAGGCGGGCATGGCCTTCCGGCTGCTGGACAAGGACTTGGCGCTGGCCGTCTTCGAGGAGCTCGATCCGGTCGACCAGCAGCAGATCCTGCAGGGCCTGCGCGATCAGAGCTTCCGCGAGCTGGTCGAGGGCATGGCCCCGGACGACCGTGCGCGCATGCTGCGCGAGGCGCCCGCCAAGGTCGCCAAGAAGGTCCTCGCCGGTCTGAGCCCGCGCGAGCGGCGGATGACCGCCGCCCTGCTCGGCTATCCCGAGGGCTCCGCAGGTCAGTACATGACGCCCGAGGTGGTCGCGTTGCCGCGCAACCTGACCGTCGCGGAGGCGCTGGCCGTGGTGCGTGCCAAGGGCACGGGCGCGGAAACGGTGTACACGCTGCCCGTCGTCGACGCAGGCCGTCGGCTCACCGGCATCGTCGAGCTGCGCGAACTGGTGCTGGCCCGGCCCGACACCATGGTGTCCGAACTCGTCGTCACCGAACCCGCGTTCGCCCGCGCGACCGACTCCGCCGAGAAGGCCGCCCGCTTGATGCGCGAGACCAACGACATCAACCTGCCGGTGGTGGACAGCGAGGACCGCCTCGTCGGTCTGCTCACCATCGACGACGCGGTGGAGGTCATCGAGGCCGCCGACAGCGAGGACGTCGCCCGCCAGGCCGGTTCCGCGCCGTGGGAGGGCCACTACATGGCGGCGGGCGTCTTCCAGCTGGCCCGCTACCGCGCGCTGTGGCTGATGCTGCTGCTCTTCGCGGCGACGCTCACGGTGAGCGTCACCGATTTCTTCGAGGGCACCCTGGAGCAGGCCGCGCACCTCGCGCTGTTCATTCCGCTGCTGATCGGCGCGGGCGGCAACGCGGGCGCCCAGGCGGCCACCGCGTGTGTGCGCGCACTCGCCGTCGGCGAGGTGCGGGTCTCGGACCTGTTCAAGGTGATCTGGCGCGAATGCCGGGTCGGGCTGGTGCTCGGATCCCTTTTGGCCAGTGCGGGTTTGGTGATCGGCGGGCTGTTCGTCGGTCCGCGCATCGCGGTGGTGGTAGCGATCACCCTGGTGCTGATCTGCGCGTGGGCCGCCACCATAGGGGGCACCATGCCGTTGCTGGCCAAGAAACTGCGCATCGACCCCGCGGTGGTGTCGGCGCCGATGGTGACGACGCTGGTGGACGCCACCGGTCTGATCATCTACTTCACGACGGCGAAGCTGGTCCTCGGGATCTGA
- a CDS encoding protease inhibitor I42 family protein, with the protein MRKSLVVLLFGVVLAACGTDDHEGHTPATSTVSATTQPPGDAMDVTEADSGQNRALRTGQQLIVTLPANPSTGYGWRLAALDQNVLRPEGEPDYRPDADRPIAPGSGGSAVWTFVGNAAGVTELALEYARPWEHGVEPAQKFTLRVEVK; encoded by the coding sequence GTGCGGAAGTCCCTGGTTGTGCTGCTGTTCGGCGTCGTGCTCGCCGCGTGCGGCACCGACGATCACGAAGGGCACACGCCCGCGACGTCCACCGTGTCCGCGACCACCCAGCCTCCGGGAGATGCCATGGACGTGACCGAGGCCGACAGCGGGCAGAATCGCGCGCTGCGCACCGGGCAGCAGTTGATCGTGACATTGCCCGCCAACCCGTCGACCGGGTACGGCTGGCGGCTCGCCGCGCTGGACCAGAACGTGCTGCGGCCCGAAGGCGAGCCGGATTACCGACCGGATGCCGACCGGCCGATCGCGCCGGGCTCCGGCGGCAGCGCGGTGTGGACGTTCGTCGGGAATGCCGCGGGCGTCACCGAGCTTGCACTGGAGTACGCGCGCCCGTGGGAGCACGGTGTCGAGCCCGCGCAGAAGTTCACGTTGAGGGTCGAGGTGAAGTGA